A single region of the Salipaludibacillus sp. LMS25 genome encodes:
- a CDS encoding response regulator transcription factor, producing the protein MSQKLLIVDDEESILTLLQFNLEQGGFDVTTAMDGKTALNTAVETSFDLIILDLMLPEMDGLEVCKALRQNKILTPILMLTAKDEEFDKVLGLELGADDYLTKPFSPREVVARVRAILRRSQKVIQNDEMEKTSKKMTIGDVDIFPENYEVYLRGEALELTPKEFELLVYLVNHKGRVLTRDQLLNAVWNYEFVGDTRIVDVHISHLREKIEPNTKKPIYIKTIRGLGYKLDNPAKDE; encoded by the coding sequence ATGTCGCAAAAATTATTAATTGTCGATGATGAAGAATCAATTTTGACCTTGCTACAATTTAATTTGGAACAAGGTGGTTTTGATGTGACGACTGCAATGGACGGAAAAACAGCCTTGAATACAGCGGTGGAGACATCATTTGATTTAATCATTTTGGATTTGATGCTCCCTGAAATGGATGGTTTAGAAGTGTGTAAAGCGTTAAGGCAAAATAAAATCTTAACACCTATCTTAATGCTTACCGCAAAGGATGAAGAGTTTGATAAGGTGTTAGGGTTAGAACTAGGGGCCGATGATTATTTAACGAAGCCTTTTAGCCCGAGAGAAGTTGTGGCGAGAGTAAGGGCGATTCTTCGACGTTCTCAAAAAGTGATTCAAAACGATGAAATGGAAAAAACGTCTAAAAAAATGACGATTGGCGATGTGGATATTTTTCCAGAAAACTATGAGGTTTATTTGCGCGGAGAAGCGTTAGAATTAACACCGAAAGAATTTGAATTACTCGTCTACTTAGTTAATCACAAAGGGAGAGTTCTGACGAGAGATCAGCTATTAAATGCTGTTTGGAATTATGAATTTGTAGGAGATACGCGCATTGTAGATGTACATATAAGCCATTTGCGTGAAAAGATTGAACCTAATACGAAAAAACCTATTTATATAAAAACAATTCGTGGATTAGGGTATAAATTAGATAACCCAGCTAAAGATGAATAG
- the pnpS gene encoding two-component system histidine kinase PnpS produces the protein MNSYRFRLIVPLSLIVLLVLFSLGAVLGPFFKDFYLERMFDRIEKETHLVVYQLEEVDITDETRLQERVSDIAERLDVRLTLIKEDGDVLAETAASPVEMDNHLSRPEIQSVMDNESGRETRYSETVGKELLYFALPFETEGGESGFIRLGVEMDELNAVYRNIWTLLFVSFFIAFLIILILATKLTNQMIKPVEDARRVANELAKGNFDARTYEVENLETGELNRSINVLAENLSQITTTYENQQERLETLIENMGSGLILINAKGDITLINRSCKELFDERTELWKNQLYYKVIKHKQIIQFIQEIFLTERRTRKQLKLSVGIYFKHVDVHGAPIIGTDEKLKGIVLVFHDITELKKLEQARKDFVANVSHELRTPVTSLKGFTETLLDGAMEDENLRKRFLTIIANESERLEGLIVDLLELSKIEGAKFQLNWQHVTLDSVVDEVFIILKNKAEAKKMTLEKKAVGSTCIEGDPHRIKQILINLVNNAIVYSPEGGRINVRVKEQTETVILEVEDTGIGINKKEIPRVFERFYRVDRARSRNSGGTGLGLAIVKHLAEAHHAKIAVESEVGKGTNFRLMFYKNRQSETED, from the coding sequence ATGAATAGCTACCGATTTAGATTAATCGTTCCCTTATCTTTAATTGTCCTGCTTGTCCTATTCAGTTTAGGGGCAGTGCTCGGTCCCTTCTTTAAAGATTTTTACTTAGAGAGAATGTTCGATCGGATTGAAAAAGAAACCCATTTAGTCGTTTATCAACTTGAAGAAGTAGATATAACCGATGAAACTAGACTTCAAGAAAGAGTATCTGACATTGCTGAACGACTTGATGTTCGTTTAACGCTTATTAAAGAAGACGGTGACGTATTAGCAGAAACGGCGGCTTCCCCTGTGGAAATGGATAATCACCTGAGCCGACCGGAAATTCAATCTGTTATGGATAATGAGAGTGGAAGAGAAACGAGGTATAGTGAAACCGTTGGAAAAGAATTGTTATATTTTGCTTTGCCTTTTGAGACAGAGGGGGGAGAGTCAGGATTCATCCGTTTAGGCGTGGAAATGGATGAATTGAATGCTGTTTACCGAAATATTTGGACATTGTTATTCGTTTCTTTTTTTATTGCGTTCCTAATTATATTAATTTTAGCCACTAAATTAACGAATCAGATGATAAAACCCGTTGAGGATGCAAGACGAGTTGCCAATGAACTAGCAAAGGGTAACTTCGATGCGAGAACATATGAAGTGGAAAATTTAGAAACAGGAGAATTAAACCGCTCGATTAATGTGCTTGCTGAAAACTTATCCCAAATTACGACCACTTATGAAAATCAACAAGAACGACTCGAAACACTTATAGAAAATATGGGGAGCGGTCTCATATTAATTAATGCTAAAGGTGACATCACACTGATAAATCGTTCTTGTAAAGAGTTATTTGACGAAAGAACAGAATTATGGAAAAATCAGCTCTATTATAAAGTCATTAAACATAAACAAATTATTCAGTTTATACAAGAAATTTTTCTTACAGAACGTCGTACGAGAAAGCAACTTAAACTTTCTGTAGGCATTTATTTTAAACATGTTGATGTACATGGTGCACCGATAATAGGCACCGATGAAAAGTTGAAAGGGATTGTCCTAGTTTTTCACGATATTACAGAACTAAAGAAACTAGAGCAAGCTCGAAAAGATTTCGTAGCTAACGTCTCCCATGAGCTTCGAACGCCAGTTACTTCGTTAAAAGGGTTTACAGAAACATTACTTGATGGGGCCATGGAAGATGAAAACTTAAGAAAACGCTTTTTAACGATTATTGCTAACGAATCAGAACGGTTAGAAGGATTAATAGTCGATTTACTAGAGCTATCCAAAATAGAAGGCGCTAAATTTCAATTGAATTGGCAACATGTCACATTGGACTCAGTGGTAGATGAAGTATTTATTATTTTGAAAAATAAAGCAGAAGCGAAAAAAATGACATTAGAAAAAAAAGCAGTAGGCTCCACATGTATTGAAGGAGATCCTCATCGGATTAAACAAATTCTCATTAATCTCGTTAATAATGCTATCGTTTATTCGCCAGAAGGAGGACGCATTAACGTAAGAGTGAAAGAACAAACGGAAACGGTTATTTTGGAAGTGGAGGATACGGGAATTGGTATAAATAAAAAGGAAATTCCCCGCGTGTTTGAGCGGTTTTATCGTGTGGATAGGGCACGCAGTAGAAATTCTGGGGGCACTGGTCTTGGTTTAGCCATTGTTAAGCATTTAGCTGAAGCCCATCATGCGAAAATTGCAGTAGAAAGTGAAGTAGGGAAAGGCACAAACTTCAGACTTATGTTTTACAAAAATAGACAATCAGAGACAGAGGACTAA